In Phaseolus vulgaris cultivar G19833 chromosome 3, P. vulgaris v2.0, whole genome shotgun sequence, the sequence tttaaattaatttctattattgataaataatttctaaattgatatctaattagctaccaaagttttaccTACCAagtttataatctaaataattggtaaccaagtttataatctaaataattggtagccaaatttataatctaaataatttgtaaCTAAAACctaggtagctaattagatataaatctaaaaactatttatcaataatagaaactaatttagataccaataattttttagtctctaaaataatatttaatttagttaatatagcaactattttttttttccaaaattaattttttttaatgtttttctagtgatcaaaattttaacaaaaaaaatatgtttacttTATTGCAATTTTGTTGGAGTGATTTGATGAATAATGTGTTATCATAGGCTATAAATCATGTTGTAGTACTAGTTGAAACTTGTAACAATAGAAGTAAAATATTCTAGGTTGTCAATCTTATTTGTTAAGAAGTgggctttaagcctaacttaacctcataaaaccggctcaatgaggtgaggtttgcacccacttatatattatgaaatgtctgttgggtttaatagtgccacttatatattatgaaatgtctgttgggtttaatagtgccaaagttcaagacggggtgaattgaccttttaaaagtttatcGCATAATCAGTATTTatcacagtttacagaaaataaatcgatttatttggaaatgaacagatttattttggcattgtttgtgtttgaaaacGTTTATACAGCCAAGTTAATCACGAGATTATGCAGATTGATTTTCCAGAtatacacacactgatattaggaagaagaacagtgaatcacaaaacagcaagcttcaattttaagagtggttaaggttcaattgatagcttgacacttaattgagtaacctattacaatcaacctgttccagtggcttttaacagattatagatgttcttttcagaatcaaacagttttccagaaattaagaacagtatgaaacgagcccagaaagaacagatttatttcttgacagtttaacagatatgcagaaatttaagtgcagagattaagggagaatgaacacaaggcaattatactggttcactcaactgagctacatccagtctccacctaaaccaaggtgaaattcactaaaacacaattcaaacaaacacaaatcccactcttcttgaaccctacaagaacttaggtacacttgctgaaaaactctatttcagcatacacactcttcaagaaaccctatcaagaagagtttccAACCACACTTTTACCAAAAATGAAatgtgaaacgaatacacctgatagaggatgcagaaatctgccttaaaccagtagaacagatcgCTTAAAACTGTAGcagcacctctcaccaagctttataatcaaacaagaacaagcacacttatgatttttgaaatctttcaagaacacatgctaattctctgtaaatccttaattctctgatgcaaaacttgttttctcaattgtatgatcgattattaaactcagaaacaagttttcattttatagaaaaccaacttataacagatttttgaaaaacagttaaagcttttataaaatgaacagatttaatttcaaaaagcagttagagaatttgttatgtgaggagacttagCCAGCCATTTTGGTGCAGGGACAAATTTAAAACCGTTTGAGGTAGACTTGCCACCAGAGTCaagaaagaatctattcatttacagatgaacatatttatttttcaaaatgaaaacagaaaaagcttaactatttaaaacacagtcattttgaaaggtagaagacttagtcaaaatgcttgatgcacaaaatctaattttcatgcatcagtttaaaaatgaatccgtttatttagaaaataacatttatttttatgcagtaaacgtgtttttttgtaaaacatgtgaaaaacagtttaagaaattttgtgcttgctcttatcacatggccagtgattaggaggtgagttactcagcaaaaagcctattcttaaacaacctctaaacactacctaagacattcttaaagcaaatgtaaatatacatgaaatgtacataaaagtcttcatcaaacacatgtcttgaaggggcagcaaccatcttcaacaatgtccttatctctagtcgatgtgggatctccaacacacccatCACACCGAGGCTACCAACTTGTGcgtggagatatatgttatgggtggtccgataacggcccgatggcgggtggcctgataaacccaacaaatactcacTAGGATGGGCTcaaaaatggctctgataccatataagaaaatgataaaaaataaaaatggtaagaagaagagatgtttcttattttcttatgtgtatattacatcacttcatgtataggaaatatatagggagtttctctccccaaattacaatctaattaggtaggatactaagattctataattattaaattaattgcatataattgagTACAATATCATACAacattgcatacaataattgcatataattttataattattatttccttaatactcccctcaagttggtaggtgaagatcaagaacccccaacttgtgtcgtagcgtcaaaaatcGTTCCTTGTCCAGTGCCTttgtaaaaatatctgcgagctgatactgtgtcggtacatatgaaggactgattatcccagcttgtaatttttctcgtaCAATGTGGCAGtttatctcaatgtgttttgtgcgttcatgaaatattgggtttgctgctatatgtaatgccgcttgattgtcacagaaaagttgagctggcaagttacatgacacctttaaatcctgcaacagatatcgcaaccaaactatctccaaataagtattctgcttccgctgatgatcttgatacgtttgtctgtttttttttacttccatgagataatagaagaaccgaaaatgctatgtcaggccgagtaaccgtgaggtatatcagtcgtcccacgagtcgcctgtatttgactggatcctttaataactctccatcgtctggtATGAGTTTTAagtattgttccattggaagtttgtctggacgagcacctgtgagtctcgtatcctgcaaaatatcaagcgcatattttctttgggacatgtaaataccagctttggaacgggaaaattcaatccctataaaatattttaggtctctaagatctttaatgcgaaattgttgtaataaacaatctttaacacgctgaaATCATTTTCTATCagaagaatatcatccacataaatcaaaagggcaagaagaatatcatccacataaatcaaaagggcaataaatgatgagttattctgtcttgtgaatagagagtaatctgtcttgaactgttgaaatcctacaaatttaatcacatgagaaaatgttgaaaaccatgttcgagatgcttgtttgagaccataaagggatttgttgagtcgacatacaatgttctcccctgtcgatgatgctggggcaagtccatgtaaataatttcatgcaatgtgccatgtaagaaggcattttgcacatctagctggtgagtaaaccaatttatggctgctgcaatggtaaggagacacctcaaagttgttaattttgttgttggtgaaaaagtttcagaatagtcgacaccttcaatctgagtgtacccctttgcgacaaggcaCGCCTTATATTtgtcgacgctaccatctgagttgtactttattttatagacccatttgcatccgatgggtttctgcccagcgggtaacggtgtcaaggtccacgtttgatttagctgcaaggcggaaaactcttcgtccattgctttttgccaatttggatcaaggatagcttgagcataagtgtgaggttctttggtggctgtgatgttagcaagatatgcactatgtgtagaagaaaatcgtgaattagaaagaaaatgatgcataggatacctggttccattctgtcggtcttgggcagtggtcgaatgattggcttgggatcccgttagggttgatgtgcgactggatcgtcgaacaggaaggtcggttggagaaggtttggtaatgggtgtTATACTTCTTGGCATGGGAAAAGAAGGTTGGTatactggaggttcaggtgtattatgacgagtaggagaagaaggttggtttgatggaggttcaggtgtattgtgacgagtaggagaagaaggttggtttgatggaggttcaggtgtattgtgacgagtaggagaagaaggttggtttgatggaggttcaggtgcattgtgatgagtaagagaagaatgttgatcgagtgaatgttggacaggagtgggtaagtcaatgtcaatagtgggcaaaataccttgtaatggaggtgaggattgtgtctatgactgttggcagaatgggaaaacactttcatggaagatgacatcccgacttgtaaaaaaagtgtctgcatctatatcaaataatttgtatgcttttttactgtgaggataaccaatgaagatgcattgtcgggcgcgcggatcaaatttttgcttagatgaaacaacagttgcgtaacataggcaaccaaaagtttttaggtgagagagtgaaggtggttgattatatagtagctcaaaaggtgatttattttttagtaaaggtgatgacaagcgattaatgatatatgtggcggttaaaatgcattctccccaaaattctaatggtaaattggactgaaataggagggctcgtgctgtgtttaaaacGTGTTTATGTTTGcattctactactccattttgttgaggagtgtagacgcaagtgcgttgacattcaataccttttttgagaaaaaaaaatcatacattgaaataaattccagtccATTGTCAATAGATGCGTTTATGTTTGcattctactactccattttgttgaggagtgtagacgcaagtgcgttgacattcaataccttttttgagaaaaaaaaatcatacgattttgtgcaaatgtaatgaatgactcaTCAAGAGATGTTGGATTTCATTgtactctgataccatattaagaagtgggttttaagcctaactcaacctcataaaaccggctcaatgaggtgaggtttgcacccacttatatattatgaaatgtccttatctttagtcgatgtgggatctccaatatTATTGGCTTAATATTTGTACCGGTAATACATATTTATGTATGgatgatttaaaaaatttaaaaacttttatCTTTGCTATAGGTTAAATAAAATAGGAAAGATTATTCAAGTGGGAGGTCTCCTCTTTCTTTTGGATGACCGTGTaatattgattatgctttaaaataatagttttaaagTTCAAatgttgaaattttaaaatatcattaaaagtAAAATCGAAGCACAAAATGTGTATAtcgtattatatatatatatatataatatttttttatcttttaaaatataatttgcaTAAATTAATCCTTACTATggttttttatataataaaaaaattatcacttataattaatgaattcaCTCACAATAAAACAGGCATAATTAGATGTGTTAGtttttactttatatttatttttaaaatttcttattaaattcttatcaaaaaaatgcaaaatgctcaaattagtaaaaaaaattgaatcgtGTTCTATCATTTGTCTTGCTTGTAAAAATTCCTTTTTCACTTGCCTATATAATCTACGGAGTCAAACtgattcttaaataaaaataaatactctCAAAAACATATACTCATTATTTTAGTAcggtttaattaagttttaaatattttatagatttgaatattttaatttactatttataaacaaatatattttattcagtatttaaatttttttttttaccgtCAACTTTTGtctttttatcattaataacgATTAACTGgcgtttacttttttttaatcttctcGAAGTTCTCAGTCACTTGCTTTTAAAAGATGAATGGATGAGACAAAAGTCAaccaacaaaatatttaaataaaaacaaaaaaattattttaactactcatatcagaaaaaaatattacccattccattaaaaatacctaaattTTCTATATACATGaaacttaattaattaatttagtaaatataatcTGGATTTGTACCGTTAATCgctgttttttaaataataaataaataaatattcaaatggTGAGGCCTAGTTTTTGTACCATGTGTCGAGAGCATGATTGTTTTTGAAGTAGTATTGATGTAATGAAGCGGTGAGCATAAATGATTTAACGGAGAGGAGAGTAAAGTGATGCCAATTGTAATGATTTtgtgaagaaagcttatggcaCACCATAACCACTCTACGACTCTTCGTGTTTTCTGCGTCGGAACCCTCGACACCAAGCTCCACGAGCTCCGATTCCTCTCCGATTCACTTCGCTCCAATCTCCATCGcttctcctcctcctccaaggTACTCACAATTGTTCACTTCACCCAACAACTACCACCATTGTTCTATTTTTTCCCGTAATTGGTAACTTTTGTTGTTTTTATCTGAATATAGAAATCAGTTCTTTAAGATGAAACTGTTTTTTAAGCTGATTAATTGGTAAAAGTAACCACATATTAGCAAAATAATTGAAGTTTTATGATGTAAACAGTCACTGCAGGAGCGCAATATATATTTCAGAGTCTAAATCGTGTTCGTAGTTTGATTAGTTATATTTTGATGGGAGTGGGTGACAGGTAGAGGTGGTGGTGGTTGATGTGTCTACTGGTTCGAATGCGCCACAAAGTTTGCAAGATTTCCCGTTTGTTTCCAGGAATGACGTTGTGTCTTCCTACAACACTGGAAGAGACGATGCCTTGCTTCTCCCGGATGACAGAGGCAAGGCGGTTTCCGTGATGAGCCAGGCATTGGAGCAGTTCTTGAAGAAGTCTCATGAGGATCAATGTCTTGTTGGTGTTATTGGTGTTGGGGGGAGTGGGGGTACGTCACTGCTGTCGTCTCCCTTCACCTCTCTCCCGATTGGGATCCCCAAGGTCATCGTCTCGACAGTGGCCAGCGGTCAAACGGAGCCTTATGTTGGAACCTCAGATTTGGTTTTGTTCCCATCTGTTGTGGACATTGCAGGCATCAACAGGGTTAGCCGGCTGATCTTGTCCAATGCCGCGGCTGCATTTGCTGGGATGGTTGTTGGAAGGTGTCAGAGCTTAAAGGATTCTTCTAGCCTTGAAAATAAACCTACAGTTGGGATAACTATGTTTGGAGTTACTACTCCTTGTGTTAATGCTGTCCAGGATAGGTTGCATGAAGAAGGTTATGAGACCCTGGTTTTCCACGCAACTGGGGTTGGTGGCAGGGCCATGGAGAATTTGGTTAGAGAGGGGTTTATACAGGTATTGAGACAACTAAGTCTGTCTGCATTTAATTTTGGGAAATTTATAGTGTTTTGAGCATGTTGGAACTTCACTGGTTTGAAATCatagcataattttttttatccggACAATTCTGCTTTAATCTTCTATGAATTTAGAATACTTCCGCTTAGGACTGTATTTTCTGTTGAGGCTACATGTTGCAATTTCCTTACTATTTGAATCAATGCACCTTATGGATGTTTAAGTTCTGCTCCTTGTTTAATTGAAGCTTCCAATTGATTGGACTTGTTTTATATACATCAAGATTCAAGTCGACAGGCCTTTGACCTATAAGCTACTTAGCCTAACTCTTGAGCATATTGAATGTTCTAGAAGAGAAACTTCACTTTTGCCTGGTCATTTTCAACCCTAAACAAGGAACATGGAGTATTTATTAAACTCAATAccatattcattttattttagatatatGGATATGTCTTCTGTTTTGGGAATGTGAACTCTTAACTTTCTTTCACATAATTGTGTGATCTGTCAGATGAATTGGGATAAACTTTCTGAAGTCACTTGTATTCCCTTTTTTTTCAGATACTTCTTTGTGTATTCGTGTCTCTTTTTCTGTTCACACATATtcctttcttttgttttgtataGGGTGTTATTGACATCACAACGACAGAGGTAGCAGACTACATAGTTGGAGGTGTAATGGCTTGTGACAGTTCTCGTTTTGATGCCATCATAGAGAATAAAGTCCCGTTAGTCTTGAGTGTGGGAGCACTAGACATGGTGAACTTTGGAGCAAAAGATACTATACCATTGAAGTTTCAGCACAGAAATATATATGAACACAACAAACAGGTGACTGCTCTTTATTACTTCGTTCTGTTTTGGTCTTTGCTTGAAAACTAGTCATATTTGCTTGTGATCCTCCAGAGGATTTTGTACGTCATTTTCTCCTTGAACTTGATGTTTATTTCCTGCAATCCTATGACTACTGTCAAAACTGGACTATTCACTATACACTTTATCATTCCCTGGAACTGAAGATGTTTACCATGTGTTAAAATGGCTGAAGACATTATTTTATGCTAATATAAGAAATCAATTATTTCTGTTTGCAGGTTTCACTCATGCGAACAACAGTAGACGAGAACAGAAAATTTGCTGATTTTATAGCAAATAAACTGCAGAATTCATCATCTAAGATTTGTGTGTGCCTTCCAGAAAAGGGTGTATCTGCTTTAGACGCATCTGGGAAGCCTTTCTATGATCCAGAGGCAACGGGCACTCTTCTTCATGAATTACAAAACCTTATTCCGACTAATGGTGATAGACAGGTATTATGGTTGCTCAATAGTattatttatcataattatCAGCTTCAAGTTTtctaaatttcattttatttattgctgagtattttgaaaagttaaaaGAGTTGTGTACAGGTAAAGGTCTATCCCCATCACATTAATGACCTTGAATTTGCAAATGCATTGGTTGATGcatttttagatattaataagaaaaatagtAAAGATTCTACTCGTCAACAAGTAGCCAATCCTGAATCTGTTGCACAAAATTATGTTTCAAATGCGTCAAGCTTTGGGACCATCGTCTATCCACCTAGTGAATTCCCGGAAGCTAGAACAGGTtctcatttaattttaatttgcattatgttaattagtgttttgcaaaaaataattagtttttcttttcaattttccTCATTATTTGTGTGTTTTAACACTTAATTTGTGTTGTCCTGAAAGATATTTATTAAAAGCCAATTGTATATTTTTGTGTTGAACAGCTGTTAATTTTACTTAAGTAAGGTGCTCTCCAGAATTGCTTttggtaaaaaatatattctttagGTCAACTATGGAAATAATGTTTTCATTTCTGCTTGCAGAAACCTTGGAGAAAACACAGCTCATATTACAGCAACTGAAACATCAAATAGATAAAGGAATTCCTATAATAGGAGCAGGTGCAGGGACAGGTATATCTGCCAAGTCAGAAGAAGCTGGAGGGGTTGATCTAATAGTTTTGTACAACTCTGGGCGCTTCCGAATGGCTGGAAGAGGTTCATTAGCTGGATTATTACCTTTTGCAGATGCTAATGCTGTTGTTCTTGACATGGCCAATGAAGTTTTGCCAGTATGCCATTATTTGTTTACTTGTTCTAGAAGACTTCAAAAGTATTGTCCAACTGCTAACTTCTGTTGAAGTTTTTTTCACTCTAAGGGCCTCATTTTGCAGATGCTTCTATACTTGAGCATACGCTAATTTCAAGATTCGTGTTTAATATAGGTGGTGATAAGTGAAACTAAACTATGAAACATCACTAAATATGATTGGTAGTCTTTATGGAAGAAAACTTTTCTTTTCCAAAAAATGTATATAACAAGGGGTTTTTGAAGAGATAAAAGGAAACGGTGGGATGTTCAGGGTAAAGGTCCAATGGCGGAAGCAGAAAGCAATTTGGGTTAGGGCCATCACAACAGGGTAGTGAACCCTTAGGAGATAAATAATTCTTAGACTTTGCTGTTTGACTTCTTTGGTTCTTGTATAAACATTATTGGtggtaaaaaaattgttaattgaCCCGCAGGAAAATGTCAGAATAGAAATGTAATCTAAAAGACCATTATTTGCTGAACATAATAGAGAAAGTAACTGAAGAGAGAAAGAGTGAGAAAAGATACTGAATTTTGTTACTGTTCTTACTTAAAAGATAGAGATACAGGGAATATATACACATGCCTATACTAGTGGCATGGCAGCTGCTAGCTGTATCCAAATTGTAACTAACCGTCAACTAACTGAGTGCAGTTGAGAACTGCTCTCTTTCATGTGGTATTCACACACACACCACGAACACAAGGTGGGTGGGAATCACAAATGATCTCAAAGTTTTGAGCAGGAATAGCTCTTTGGCAATGACTTTTTCTTGGACAACGAAGAGATCTAATTCCATGTTTGATCCTGGCATGAAGAACTGGATTGTGAGGCAAAGAAACAACACACTGACTGTCACAATAGACTATGGGTGAATAAGAAATTCCAAGTTCAATGATAACTGTCTAACACCATAAAATTTCTATAGTGACTTGATCTAGACTTTCGCTTTAGCTCCAGTACTTGACTGAGCAACAACTCGTTGCGTTTTAGACATCCAAGATATATATAAGATTTGGACCAAAATATAGACTATTTCACTAGAAGCAGATCGTTATCTGCACCCCAATCAGCAAAACATAGGGCTTGTATAGAAAAGGAAGAACTTGAGGCAGCAGGATGGAGATGTAATCCATAATGAAGAGTGTGACTCCCCCATAGAGGATCACTAAGCTCTGACACTGAAAATAATAGAGCGAAAGAAACTGACTTTTGTTATAATCTCAAAAGATTGAGATATGGAGTGTGCGCGTGTGTGTAGGCTTATACCAGTGACCGCTGTATCAAGCTAGTAACAGTTGTATCCAACTTGTAACTAACTGCTAACTAACCCTGTGAGTAGTTGAGAACTAGTCGCTTACATCAATGTGTATTGACCTAATAGCATATGCTTTTGGAAAGTTCCTTCATAACATAGTATCAAAGGCCCTTGATCAAGTGATCATAGTTTGATCCATCCACCTGATTCTTCTAATAAAAAGTTGAATTTTAACTAAAGGTAGGTGCACCCATTCTTGTCCACACTTCAAAGCCCAAAGTGCTCTTGTATGAGGCGATGTGTTAGAAATGTCACATAGAAGACTGTTCATGCACATTAACCTAATAACTTAAGTTTTTTGAAGAGTTCGTTCTTACTAATTCTTGAGGTCAGATCAACTAGCTATAAAATATTAACCTTCAATACCTGTCTTggataaaaaatagtaattttatgTAATTATGAAATCCCCTTGCCAGGCTAGTACTATATCTCTTTCTTTTCCATTATGTTTGACTTAGTTATATTTTGTTTTCAGGTGGTAAAGAAGGTTCCAGTTCTTGCTGGTGTATGTGCAACTGATCCCTTCCGCAGAATGGATTACTTTCTTAAACAGGTGGAATCTACTGGATTCTCTGGGGTACAAAACTTTCCTACAGTAGGGTTATTTGATGGTAATTTTCGACAAAATCTTGAAGAAACGGGAATGGGATATAGGTGGGTATATGGAAAAGAATTTCTCATACCATATTAGTTAGACTATTACACCTCTCacaaatttatttcattttcgtATTAAATTATCAGCTTGGAAGTTGAGATGATCCAGAAAGCTCATAAAATGGGTCTCTTGACAACCCCGTATGCGTTCAATCGACATGAAGCTATTGAAATGGCTAAAGTTGGCGCTGATATTATAGTGGCTCATATGGGTCTAACTACAACAGGCTCCATAGGTGCAAAAACAGCCGTTTCACTTGAAGAAAGTGTAATTCGTGTACAAGCTATTGCAGAGGCAGCACATAGCATCAATTCCAATGTCATTGTGTTGTGCCATGGAGGTATGCAAGTCACCTCAAAAGCTTTATAGATGTATATCTGAAGATTAAATAGTAAATTAAGTGTTCActaatcaattattattatttgggCCAAGAGCCGAAGTGCAGCACGCTTATTAGCTAATAACTGAAAAGCATCTTCCTATATCTTATGTTAGAGCCATGTATTGAATCTTTTCATGTTTCCTGTTCATATTGAAAAACTTCTGTTTGGCTTAATTTGTATATGGCTAACCCAAAAGAGTGACAAAGTTAaaccaaaaagaaaagaaaagtaaagaaaaaaaggCACGGGTGAGGAGGGTTTCAGTACAAAGGAATGGAAAAGGCTTTGATCTAAGTTTCAGATGATGAATGGAACATCCCCAGTGAGAAAGTTTTATGCAACTGTCTTGGATGATTTTTTAGCGAGTTGTTACTTGAGTATGTTGGTTTTTGGTGTGAGAAATTCGTTGAGAATGGTGAATGTATTTGTTGATGGTAAATTTTGTGGTGGGGGATGCGAGCCATGTCATCTTAGCCAGTTAATTGTGTTTGTTATTTATCTTGTGTGCTTAATTTCTAGTTTGTGGGGGACTGTTTTGCCAGTAACTTTTGGCTTCTAACGGCTGAGTCTTGATATGGTTATTGAACTTCACTTCATTCATTGTTTACTGTTCTTAAAAGAATAGTTGTTTGGGTTTGTCAACTTATAGTCCCAGCTCAGAATAATGTACTGGAATATGCAGGTCCAATATCTGGTCCAAAGGAAGCAGAATTCATATTGAAGAGAACCAAAGGAGTCCATGGGTTTTATGGGGCTTCAAGTATGGAAAGACTTCCGGTGGAGCAGGCTATTGCAAATACAGTTAAAGAGTACAAGTCAATTTCTATTCATTAAGGTTTAACATGTCTGTACTTTATTGATGCCAGTGTTCTGTTCACTACATTGCTAATATGGCTGTTTAGTCATTGCTTAGTACCTACCAAGTTTGTGAACATTATAGGATTTACTGATAAAATTTTGGAAATAATGAATCAAAAGTATTGTTCAAGACATTTGTTTTGATTCTCTAGTGCAGAGGGTGCAGTTTGAAGTGCAAGTAATAACCATTGACAGATATTTTTGAACGGGTTATAACAAACCCCAAGTTTGTTGTCCATAACCCGTATATCAACACTACTTTTTACTGTTGAAAGCGTGCCTTGCACTTCAAAGGATCTTGATCCACAATGTGGGATCAACCGTGTATTGTGTGGGGGACTTGCACAGATTATAGATTACTATTTGTTGACTGAAATAGCAATTTTATTTGTGTGTAAAACTCTGATTAGATAGATGTCAAAATACTTGGATTATATCAGTTCATCGCAATAGTTATCAGTTGTGTACTTGTGTCTCGTTGCTTCATAAGCACTTCCTGTTTTTGTGCGGATTATTGTAGTGGGCCACTAAAAAAGACACAAGACGACCTACCCTCCACCTGTATATACTGTGgttgttttatataaaaaccATACAAAATTTGTTAGAAGTAAAGCGGTTGATTTCTTCACACTCATTTTTTCAAGAAGCAGCTAGTTATTCTTGTGATTTCTCTCAGAGTTTGAACCGGACACATCATCATCTTCCACCAGGTAATTTTACATTCAATTCGTAACTCAATTCATTAAGAGTATGCAAACCTTAGATTCGAATTACCAATTCCTAGTAGTGTAATAGTATTGATAATATATAACTCTTCCACGGATTTATTATGTTATGCGCACCAAATCTCACAAACCCGCAGATATAGACAATTCT encodes:
- the LOC137808412 gene encoding toMV susceptible protein tm-1(GCR26) isoform X4, producing MSQALEQFLKKSHEDQCLVGVIGVGGSGGTSLLSSPFTSLPIGIPKVIVSTVASGQTEPYVGTSDLVLFPSVVDIAGINRVSRLILSNAAAAFAGMVVGRCQSLKDSSSLENKPTVGITMFGVTTPCVNAVQDRLHEEGYETLVFHATGVGGRAMENLVREGFIQGVIDITTTEVADYIVGGVMACDSSRFDAIIENKVPLVLSVGALDMVNFGAKDTIPLKFQHRNIYEHNKQVSLMRTTVDENRKFADFIANKLQNSSSKICVCLPEKGVSALDASGKPFYDPEATGTLLHELQNLIPTNGDRQVKVYPHHINDLEFANALVDAFLDINKKNSKDSTRQQVANPESVAQNYVSNASSFGTIVYPPSEFPEARTETLEKTQLILQQLKHQIDKGIPIIGAGAGTGISAKSEEAGGVDLIVLYNSGRFRMAGRGSLAGLLPFADANAVVLDMANEVLPVVKKVPVLAGVCATDPFRRMDYFLKQVESTGFSGVQNFPTVGLFDGNFRQNLEETGMGYSLEVEMIQKAHKMGLLTTPYAFNRHEAIEMAKVGADIIVAHMGLTTTGSIGAKTAVSLEESVIRVQAIAEAAHSINSNVIVLCHGGPISGPKEAEFILKRTKGVHGFYGASSMERLPVEQAIANTVKEYKSISIH
- the LOC137808412 gene encoding toMV susceptible protein tm-1(GCR26) isoform X3, which encodes MSQALEQFLKKSHEDQCLVGVIGVGGSGGTSLLSSPFTSLPIGIPKVIVSTVASGQTEPYVGTSDLVLFPSVVDIAGINRVSRLILSNAAAAFAGMVVGRCQSLKDSSSLENKPTVGITMFGVTTPCVNAVQDRLHEEGYETLVFHATGVGGRAMENLVREGFIQGVIDITTTEVADYIVGGVMACDSSRFDAIIENKVPLVLSVGALDMVNFGAKDTIPLKFQHRNIYEHNKQVSLMRTTVDENRKFADFIANKLQNSSSKICVCLPEKGVSALDASGKPFYDPEATGTLLHELQNLIPTNGDRQSCVQVKVYPHHINDLEFANALVDAFLDINKKNSKDSTRQQVANPESVAQNYVSNASSFGTIVYPPSEFPEARTETLEKTQLILQQLKHQIDKGIPIIGAGAGTGISAKSEEAGGVDLIVLYNSGRFRMAGRGSLAGLLPFADANAVVLDMANEVLPVVKKVPVLAGVCATDPFRRMDYFLKQVESTGFSGVQNFPTVGLFDGNFRQNLEETGMGYSLEVEMIQKAHKMGLLTTPYAFNRHEAIEMAKVGADIIVAHMGLTTTGSIGAKTAVSLEESVIRVQAIAEAAHSINSNVIVLCHGGPISGPKEAEFILKRTKGVHGFYGASSMERLPVEQAIANTVKEYKSISIH